GAATTATCAGGTGATAGGTTAACCCTTAAAATTGTTTTAGTTGGTTGTTTTAAAACATTAGAAATAATGAAACCTTTTGAAATAGTAATTTAAAATTTTTGAATTTCCTCGTATAATTTTTGAAGCGGAAGCCCCATTACATTGTAAAACGATCCTTCGATGTGAGAAATTCCAATCGAGCCAATCCACTCCTGAATGCCGTATGCACCGGCCTTATCAAACGGTTTAAAAGTTGTAATGTAATACTCAATCTCGGTACTGGTAAGCTGTTTAAACTGCACGTTGGTTAAGGATGAAAACACGACCGATTTTTTAGTTGAACGAAGACAAACACCCGTTATTACTTCGTGCATTTTTCCGCTTAATGCCGATAACATTTTATAGGCATGATCATAATCGTCCGGTTTTTCGAGCACTTTTCCGTTTAAAACAACAATGGTATCGGCCGTAATCAACAAATCGTTATTGTTCAATTCATTGGCAAAAGCTTTTGCCTTTTTTTCTGCCAGGTATCCCGGAATCTGATTAGGTGAAAGCTCCGGCGGGTAATTTTCGTCCACGTCTTTTGTTTTCACCTGAAAATCAATTCCCAATGATTTTAAAAGCTCTTGCCGACGTGGCGACTTTGATGCAAGAATGAAGTTATATTTGGGTATCCAGTTCATTTCAGAATGCTCTTGAATTTAGCATATCGGGCGTAAACCATTTGTGTTGTGCTTTTAAGGCCTGCTCAATTACATCGCGTACACAACCTTCGCCACCGTTTTTATCCGAAATGTATTTCGAAATATCCTTAATATCACTTACAGCATCTTTTGGGCAGGTTGGCAAACCTACAGCCTGCATCACCCGGTAATCAACCAGGTCGTCGCCCATAAAAAGCACATCTTCTGGTTCTAAGTTCACTTTTTCCAGAAAATCGTTTAAACAGGCTACTTTATCACGGGCTTTATCGTAAAAATGCTCCACACCCAGTTTTTCGTAACGCAGTCGAACACGTTCAATATAACCTCCGGTGATAATCGCAATCGGATAACCGGCTTTTATGGCACTTCTAATGGCAAAGCCATCTTTTACGTTAGCTGTTCGTATCGGATCGCCATCTTCGTTAAGTGGCGAAACATCTTTCGACAATACTCCGTCGACATCGAATACAAAAGCTTTTACGCGGGTAAGTTCTTCTTTAAAAAACGACATTCTTATTGTTTTTCCTGATGATGCTCAAAAATACTCTTTGAAATTGAATTGTACAATTCCTGCAGACCGGGCATTTCTTTTAATTCACTCAGGTGAGCATTTATAATGTTTTCATCGAAACGGATAGCCGGGCCTGTTTGTGCGTCTTTCGGATGTAACTCCTGCACCTTTTGGGCTGTTTCCGTAATGAGTGGCCGTAGGATTTCAAACGGCAGTTCTTTAGTCTCCAGATATTTGGCAGCCATTGCATAACAATGATTGGCAAAATTACAAGCAAACACGGCGGCAATGTGTAAGCTCTTTCTCTTTTCAGAACTGAGTATTGTGACTGATTCTGAAACCTCGTGGGCGAGCTCTTTTAAAATGTGTAAATTCTCTTCGGAACTTGCTTCAACAAAAATGGGAATCGATTTAAAATCAACCTCTCTGTTTTTTGAAAAAGTTTGTAAAGGATAGAAAACGCCATAGTTTTTAGCGAACTTGCTTAATACATTCATTGGCAAACTACCTGAACAATGTACAAGTAATTTATCGCCAAACTCAACCTGGCTCAATACCTGATCCACTGCCGAATCTTTTAATGCCACAAAATAGATATCAGCTTCTTTTGTAATCGTTTCAGTTGAAGTAGTGAAGGTCGTATGTAAACTATCAGCCAACTGTTTTGCCGACTCCTCTGTACGACTGTAAACCTGTACAATTTCGTGTCCGCATTTTTTCAATTCAGCTGCGAGATGAGTTGCTACATTTCCTGCACCTATAAAAGCGATTTTATATTTTTTCATTTGTGCTTTTCTTGAAAGGTAAAGTTTTTAATTTGCTCAGGAGAATGCCATAAAAACAGGCTGTAAAACAAACAAAAGAATGAGAGTCCCATATGGGTTTCAAGATTGGCATCGCCCCAATTGGCAATTCCAATAAAAACCAGTAATAACCATAACAACAGGTTATTCCCCTGGTTTTCTTTAAAAACGGGTATTAAAATCATACTCATTATAACCGCGAATCCAATCAGCCCAAACTTAACTGTGTAATTTAAGTACTGATTATGTGATGATCGCTGATTTTCCTGTTTTAGTTTTGATCCCAATTTTTCGTATGCTTTTGCGTATTCAGCCTTCCAGTTTCCTGTCCCGATTCCAAACCAAATATTTGTTTTTATGATTTCGAGTGATGCTTTTACAAACTCAATACGTTGAGATAGCGACTGACCATTAGGATTTCCGGTTGCTTTGTATCGGTCGTATTCCCAAATAGTCTCGTAAATCCGAGGATATAACGAGAAACCTTTTTCTGCATAAATGTAATTAGCAATGCCTTGCTCAATATTTTTAACATCGGCTTCAGTTAATTGGCTTATACCTGTACTGTCTTTTCTTAATCCCCTGCTTGTAAGGTAGCGCACCAAAGTGGACTGATTAGTAAAGCCATTGCCATTAAGCGAGTCGTATTTATATTCGCTCCGTTTATTCCATTCCTTTCGCAGCTCTTCAGAGCTAATATAACTTTGCACCCAATGTCCGTTTTCTTTTTCCTGCGAATCAAAATTAAAAGTATATGGATTCCCTGAAGCTGTGTATTTATCTACTGTTTGCGGATCCAGCTTTTCAATGTTATAAAAATCATTCCAAACTGATTGCGTATACAGTAGTGGTAATGCAACCAAAATTGCAAGTATAATAACCAACAAATAGTTGATTTTTCGTTTTACTGTAAATAAATGATACAGCGCCAAAAAACATACCGTCCCCCAAAAAGCAATAATTCCGGTTATTGATTTCAACATAAAAAGAAACAACACCAGCCAAACTGCCATGCCAATAATTACTGTTCTATATTTAAATCTTCCGTCTTCTTTCGTACTCCGTATAACAAGGAAAATGCAACAAAATATGGCTAATGCCACCTGATAAGAATACCTGATATGTGAAATGAGTGAAATATCTCTGAAGTCGGAGATATTGAATGCAGATTTAAAAATGAAGCGTATAGCAGCAATTACAGCTACTACCGTAACTGCTATGCAGAATACTGTCAATACTTTATAGAAGCGTTCTTCTGACAACCGCGGTGAGAGTACTATTCCGAGTGGAATTACAATCCAAAATGCCACCTTTTTCAATTCATACATCGACAATGCCAAGTCTCTTGTGTGAAGCATCCCCAACAGATATACTCCAAATATTGCCAGAATATAGAATACTGATTTATTCCTGCTTAACGACTTTTTCAAATCAGTTACCGGTTGAAATAATAGTGATTGTAGAAACAGAATTGCAGCAGCAATGCTAACAAGGGCTTCTGAAAAAGGCAGAACGATAACAAATAGCAGCAGGCTATAGTAAAAGCTTTTTTCGCGTAATTCAGCAGTGTTATTTTTCAGACTCATTCAGCCAGGTTGCAATTCGATTATTAAACGGCACAGAATTAATAATAATTGCTGATAACCGCAATTTTTTGCAATAAAAAAGCCCGTGCTCTATTGAACACGGGCTTTGGATAAAATTGGCAGCGACCTACTCTCCCACTTTACGCAGTACCATCGGCGCTGACGGGCTTAACTTCTCTGTTCGGAATGGGAAGAGGTGGTGCCCCGTCGCTATAGCCACCTAAAATCTTTCGTTCTGTTCTCGACAAGGAGAACGAAACTTCATGGCTTACTTTCTTAACTCTTAGGTTAGAAAATACCAATAAAATATTTTAGCAGTTGGGAAGAGAGTACAAATTCTCAATACAAGGACAAACTAATTGTAGAAAGTCTTCGGGCAATTAGTACTGCTCGGCTTTGCCATTACTGACTTTACACCTGCAGCCTATCAACGTAATAGTCTCTTACGGCCCTCAATGGAAATCTCATCTTGAGGTGAGCTTCGCGCTTAGATGCTTTCAGCGCTTATCTCATCCACACATAGCTACCCTGCAATGCAGCTGGCGCCACAACAGGTACACTAGCGGTATGTCCAACGCGGTCCTCTCGTACTAGTGTCAGGTCCTCTCAAATTTCCTACGCCCACAACAGATAGGGACCGAACTGTCTCACGACGTTCTGAACCCAGCTCGCGTGCCACTTTAATGGGCGAACAGCCCAACCCTTGGGACCTTCTCCAGCCCCAGGATGTGACGAGCCGACATCGAGGTGCCAAACCGCTCCGTCGATATGAGCTCTTGGGAGCGATCAGCCTGTTATCCCCGGAGTACCTTTTATCCTTTGAGCGATGGCCCTTCCATGCGGAACCACCGGATCACTATGCTCTAGTTTCCTACCTGATCGACCCGTCGGTCTCACAGTCAAGCGCGCTTATACCATTATGCTCTACTGACGGTTACCAATCGTCATGAGCGCACCTTTAGAAGCCTCCGTTACTCTTTTGGAGGCGACCACCCCAGTCAAACTACCCACCACGCAATGTCCCCTGGTTGTACAGGGTTAGGCTCCAAGTAAGTAAAGGGACGTATTTCAAGGATGACTCCCCGATTCCTGGCGAAACCGGCTCATAGTCTCCGTCCTATCCTACACATCACTTACCCAGAGTCAATGCGAAGCTGCAGTAAAGGTTCACGGGGTCTTTCCGTCCCGTTGCGGGTAAACGGCATCTTCACCGTTACTACAATTTCACCGAGCTCGTGGCCGAGACAGTGCGCACATCGTTACACCATTCGTGCAGGTCGGAACTTACCCGACAAGGAATTTCGCTACCTTAGGACCGTTATAGTTACGGCCGCCGTTTACCGGGGCTTCATTTCAATGCTTCTCTTACGATAACATCCCCACTTAACCTTCCGGCACCGGGCAGGTGTCAGGCCCTATACGTCATCTTTCGATTTAGCAGAGCCCTGTGTTTTTGATAAACAGTCGCATGCGCCATTTCTCTGCGGCCTACCGAAGTAGGCTCCCCTTCTCCCGAAGTTACGGGGTCATTTTGCCTAGTTCCTTAGCCACGAATCACTCGAGCGCCTCAGGATTCTCTCCTTGACTACCTGTGTCGGTTTGCGGTACGGGCCCTATACTCGCTTTTCTTGGAAGTAAGTTCACTGCTTCGCTTCGCCCGAAGGCTAGGCTCAACGTACTATTCCGTCAGTACGTAGCAGCTACATCGCTCCGTCACTTTTATTGTATAGGTGGCGCAGGAATATTAACCTGCTTGCCATCGGCTTCCCCATTCGGGTACACCTTAGGTCCCGGCTTACCCTGATCCGATTAGCGTTGATCAGGAAACCTTAGTCTATCGGCGAGCGGGTTTCTCACCCGCTTTATCGTTACTTATGCCTACATTTGCTTTTCCAAACACTCCAGCAAAGCTCACGCTTTACCTTCAACGCAGTTTGGAATGCTCCCCTACCAGACTGTCCTAAGACAGAATCCATAGCTTCGGTGGTATACTTATGCCCGATTATCATCCATGCCCGATCGCTCGACTAGTGAGCTGTTACGCACTCTTTAAATGAATGGCTGCTTCCAAGCCAACATCCTAGCTGTCTAAGCAATCAGACCTCGTTTGTTCAACTTAGTATACACTTGGGGACCTTAGCTGATGGTCCGGGTTCTTTCCCTTTCGGACACGGACCTTAGCACCCATGCCCTCACTCCTGTGAAACATTTAGCAGCATTCGGAGTTTGTCTGGATTTGATAGGCGGCGAAGCCCTCGCATCCAATCAGTAGCTCTACCTCTGCTAAACTATCACAAGGCTGCACCTAAATGCATTTCGGGGAGTACGAGCTATTTCCCAGTTTGATTGGCCTTTCACCCCCACCCACAGGTCATCCAAAAGCTTTTCAACGCTTCCTGGTTCGGTCCTCCATGTTGTGTTACCAACACTTCAACCTGCCCATGGGTAGATCACAGGGTTTCGCGTCTAGCGCCACTAACTTTACGCCCTATTCAGACTCGCTTTCGCTTCGGGTACGCCTCTTAAAGGCTTAGCCTCGCTAGTGACGACTAACTCGTAGGCTCATTATGCAAAAGGCACGCTGTCATCCCGATAAATCGGGACTCCAACCGCTTGTAAGCGTACGGTTTCAGGTACTATTTCACTCCCCTGTTCGGGGTGCTTTTCACCTTTCCCTCACGGTACTTGTTCGCTATCGGTCTCTCAGGAGTATTTAGCCTTACCAGATGGTCCTGGCAGATTCAGACAGAATTTCTCGTGTTCCGCCCTACTCAGGGTACTGCTAGGATGTTATTTATTACCTGTACCGGACTGTCACCGTCTGTGGTAGGCTTTTCCAAAACCTTTCCAGTTTTAAATACTTCTCCATATCGCAGCCCTACAACCCCAACATTGCCGAAACAATATTGGTTTAGGCTGTTCCCTGTTCGCTCGCCACTACTAGGGGAATCATTATTATTTTCTTTTCCTCCGGGTACTTAGATGTTTCAGTTCCCCGGGTTAGCCTCCTTGCGGATACCCTTGCGGGTGGGTTGCCCCATTCGGAAATCTTCGGATCGATTCATATTTGCTAATCCCCGAAGCTTATCGCAGCTTGTCACGTCCTTCTTCGCCTCTGAGAGCCTAGGCATCCTCCGTACGCCCTTAGTAACTTTCTTTTTAGAGAATCCTCGTATTGATTCAATTGTATCTCTGTAAAATTGTCGTCTCTATCTTGTGATTTGATTTGACTCTCGATAATCACTTTCGTAATTATCAAAATTATTTTTTCCCAACATGCCAAAGAACTTTAAAGCACAGAAACAGTTGCCTGTTTCAACTTGTGTAGATAATTAAGGAATCGAACCTTATCATTTTTGTGCACCAGCATTATCTTCGTTCACTATTACTATGAACCTGCCACTGTTTTGTGGTCTTTTTACGACTTTTCAGCCTCCGTGGAGAATAAGGGAGTCGAACCCTTGACCTCTAGAATGCAAATCTAGCGCTCTAGCCAACTGAGCTAATCCCCCGTCTTCAGTTTTCAGTTTGCAGTCGCAGTTTTCAGTATTGTTACTGCTTACTGTGACTGTTTTCTGCTTACTGAGCAGTAGTCCCGCCCAGACTTGAACTGGGGACCCCTACATTATCAGTGTAGTACTCTAACCAGCTGAGCTACGGGACTGTTTTTTCTAAGCGCCAAGCTTCTGAGCTTTGGCTTTTAGCGCAGCTCCCGCTTTGCAACTCATTGTGTAATATTTTAAAAAAAGCAAGGACAACTTTCGTCAATCTCGTCACAGAAACTTTATTAAACCTGTGCTCCAGAAAGGAGGTGTTCCAGCCACACCTTCCGGTACGGCTACCTTGTTACGACTTAACCCCAGTTACCAGTTTTACCCTAGGACGCTCCTTGCGGTCACATACTTCAGGTACCCCCAGCTTCCATGGTTTGACGGGCGGTGTGTACAAGGCCCGGGAACGTATTCACCGCGCCATGGCTGATGCGCGATTACTAGCGAATCCAACTTCATGGAGTCGGGTTGCAGACTCCAATCCGAACTGGGATCGGCTTTAGGGATTGGCATCCTGTCACCAGGTAGCTGCCCTTTGTACCGACCATTGTAACACGTGTGTAGCCCTGGACATAAGGGCCGTGCTGATTTGACGTCATCCCCACCTTCCTCTCACCTTACGGTGGCAGTCTCGCTAGAGTCCTCAGCATTACCTGCTAGCAACTAACGATAGGGGTTGCGCTCGTTATGGGACTTAACCCGACACCTCACGGCACGAGCTGACGACAACCATGCAGCACCTTGTAAATAGCTCCGAAGAGAAAGACTGTTTCCAATCTATGCAATCTACATTTAAGCCCAGGTAAGGTTCCTCGCGTATCATCGAATTAAACCACATGTTCCTCCGCTTGTGCGGGCCCCCGTCAATTCCTTTGAGTTTCAACCTTGCGATCGTACTCCCCAGGTGGATCACTTAATGCTTTCGCTCAGCCGCTTACAGTGTATCGCAAACAGCGAGTGATCATCGTTTACGGCGTGGACTACCAGGGTATCTAATCCTGTTCGCTCCCCACGCTTTCGTGCCTCAGCGTCAATCGTAGCTTAGTAAGCTGCCTTCGCAATTGGCGTTCTGTGTCATATCTATGCATTTCACCGCTACACAACACATTCCGCCTACCTCAACTACATTCAAGAACTTCAGTATCAATGGCAATTTTACCGTTAAGCGGCAAGATTTCACCACTGACTTAAAGTTCCGCCTGCGCACCCTTTAAACCCAATAAATCCGGATAACGCTTGGACCCTCCGTATTACCGCGGCTGCTGGCACGGAGTTAGCCGGTCCTTATTCATTTGCTACCGTCAAATACCTACACGTAGGTAACATTCTTGGCAAACAAAAGCAGTTTACAACCCATAGGGCCGTCATCCTGCACGCGGGATGGCTGGTTCAGGCTTGCGCCCATTGACCAATATTCCTCACTGCTGCCTCCCGTAGGAGTCTGGTCCGTGTCTCAGTACCAGTGTGGGGGATAATCCTCTCAGAACCCCTAAAGATCGTCGGCTTGGTGAGCTGTTACCTCACCAACTACCTAATCTTACGCATGCCCATCTTGTACCGCCGAAACTTTAATCACAATAACATGCGAAATTGTGATACTATGAGATATTAATCCACGTTTCCATGGGCTATCCCTCTGTACAAGGAAGGTTGCATACGCGTTACGCACCCGTGCGCCGGTCGCCACCATCCGAAGACGTGCTGCCCCTCGACTTGCATGTGTTAGGCCTCCCGCTAGCGTTCATCCTGAGCCAGGATCAAACTCTCCGTTGTAAATATAAAAAGTTTAATATCTTTCGCTCCAGGTTTACTTGTCTCTCTCAGAAATCAACAAAGTTGTTTTATTATTAACCTTGCTTTTTTGTGCTTCAAAATTTTAAAGAACTCGCGTAAAAAAACCAGCACCTTTGGTCTACCTCTTAATGCCGGTCATCTACTTTCTTGTATTTTTCTCTGACAATCTCTTCTCCTTAAATCTCCTCTCAATTGCCAGAACTCGTTTCCCTTTTAACGGGGCGACAAAGGTAATTACTTTTTCAAAACCTCCAAAACTTTTTTCGCTTTTTTTTGAAACTTTATCGCTAAAGTTTCTGCGGCTTTGACGCGATCTTCAGTGCCGTTCCACCAGCCTTCCAATCACTCGTCTTTTACTCTCATCTTGTCTCTTGAACGTCGCTTCGTTTTCAAAGCGGCTGCAAAGGTAAAGCTATTTTTGTTTCTACCAAATACTTTTTAAAGTTTTTTCGAAACTTTTTTTTCGAACCGTTCGTCGTTTCAAAGACCGAAATCTTCGCCCCAACTACCGGCCCTGCCTTTGCCGTTCTTAATCCCATTGTTTCTATGAACTGTGCTTCTCTCAAAGCGGCTGCAAAAGTAATCAAGGTTTTTAATAATGCAAGTACTTTAGCGAAATTAATTGCAACTGTTTTGAGGTTAAAATCGCAACTAACTGACAATCTGAACGGAGTGAATTAATAAATTTTTAGCGAGGCTGATTTAAAAAGACAATACACCCGCTGCCCCTTCTCCAGGCACATACTTTTCTGTGAAGCTTCCGTGACTTCTACGATGATGTTTTCGCCCACATCGACCACACAAAAAGCCAGGCCGTCTTTTAAAAATACTTCTTTCATGATACCTTCTACCTGGTTACGAAGCGAGATATTTTGTACCGGCTCTTTTGATAAAGCGATGCTTTCGGGCTTGATCAGCACTTTTAGTTCCTGGTACTGTGTTTTTTCTAATCTATTTTTTCTTCCAATGTTAATAACTAAGCAGCGAATTGTCTGC
The nucleotide sequence above comes from uncultured Draconibacterium sp.. Encoded proteins:
- a CDS encoding Maf-like protein — translated: MNWIPKYNFILASKSPRRQELLKSLGIDFQVKTKDVDENYPPELSPNQIPGYLAEKKAKAFANELNNNDLLITADTIVVLNGKVLEKPDDYDHAYKMLSALSGKMHEVITGVCLRSTKKSVVFSSLTNVQFKQLTSTEIEYYITTFKPFDKAGAYGIQEWIGSIGISHIEGSFYNVMGLPLQKLYEEIQKF
- a CDS encoding HAD-IIIA family hydrolase, with the protein product MSFFKEELTRVKAFVFDVDGVLSKDVSPLNEDGDPIRTANVKDGFAIRSAIKAGYPIAIITGGYIERVRLRYEKLGVEHFYDKARDKVACLNDFLEKVNLEPEDVLFMGDDLVDYRVMQAVGLPTCPKDAVSDIKDISKYISDKNGGEGCVRDVIEQALKAQHKWFTPDMLNSRAF
- a CDS encoding F420-dependent NADP oxidoreductase, with amino-acid sequence MKKYKIAFIGAGNVATHLAAELKKCGHEIVQVYSRTEESAKQLADSLHTTFTTSTETITKEADIYFVALKDSAVDQVLSQVEFGDKLLVHCSGSLPMNVLSKFAKNYGVFYPLQTFSKNREVDFKSIPIFVEASSEENLHILKELAHEVSESVTILSSEKRKSLHIAAVFACNFANHCYAMAAKYLETKELPFEILRPLITETAQKVQELHPKDAQTGPAIRFDENIINAHLSELKEMPGLQELYNSISKSIFEHHQEKQ
- a CDS encoding O-antigen ligase family protein; amino-acid sequence: MSLKNNTAELREKSFYYSLLLFVIVLPFSEALVSIAAAILFLQSLLFQPVTDLKKSLSRNKSVFYILAIFGVYLLGMLHTRDLALSMYELKKVAFWIVIPLGIVLSPRLSEERFYKVLTVFCIAVTVVAVIAAIRFIFKSAFNISDFRDISLISHIRYSYQVALAIFCCIFLVIRSTKEDGRFKYRTVIIGMAVWLVLFLFMLKSITGIIAFWGTVCFLALYHLFTVKRKINYLLVIILAILVALPLLYTQSVWNDFYNIEKLDPQTVDKYTASGNPYTFNFDSQEKENGHWVQSYISSEELRKEWNKRSEYKYDSLNGNGFTNQSTLVRYLTSRGLRKDSTGISQLTEADVKNIEQGIANYIYAEKGFSLYPRIYETIWEYDRYKATGNPNGQSLSQRIEFVKASLEIIKTNIWFGIGTGNWKAEYAKAYEKLGSKLKQENQRSSHNQYLNYTVKFGLIGFAVIMSMILIPVFKENQGNNLLLWLLLVFIGIANWGDANLETHMGLSFFCLFYSLFLWHSPEQIKNFTFQEKHK
- a CDS encoding TOBE domain-containing protein: MKQTIRCLVINIGRKNRLEKTQYQELKVLIKPESIALSKEPVQNISLRNQVEGIMKEVFLKDGLAFCVVDVGENIIVEVTEASQKSMCLEKGQRVYCLFKSASLKIY